In the Hordeum vulgare subsp. vulgare chromosome 7H, MorexV3_pseudomolecules_assembly, whole genome shotgun sequence genome, one interval contains:
- the LOC123411499 gene encoding pectinesterase inhibitor 28-like, whose product MAPTMAITTATLVLLVVSLLAPSALGSRSGLPSSHHGHGGHAKHSPPPSPPPAPVAPVAAALVRTTCNSTAYYDLCVAALAADPSSTTADVRGLSAIAVSAAASNASASAAALGANVTAQGGAAVDSTVQALLRTCSAKYGEARDALAAARGSIAQQDYDYAAVYVGAAAEYPQVCKALFRRQRPGAYPADLAAREEALKQLCSVSLDIISLLSATS is encoded by the coding sequence ATGGCGCCAACAATGGCCATCACCACCGCCACCCTGGTGCTCCtcgtcgtctccctcctcgcgcCCAGCGCGCTCGGCTCCCGCTCCGGCCTACCATCCTCGCACCACGGCCACGGCGGCCACGCCAAGCActccccgccgccgtcgccaccGCCGGCGCCCGTCGCCCCGGTGGCCGCGGCGCTGGTCCGCACCACCTGCAACTCCACCGCCTACTACGACCTCTGCGTGGCCGCGCTCGCCGCGGACCCATCCAGCACCACCGCCGACGTGCGCGGCCTCTCGGCCAtcgccgtctccgccgccgcctccaacGCCTCAGCCTCCGCGGCCGCGCTCGGCGCCAACGTGACCGCGCAGGGCGGCGCCGCCGTCGACAGCACCGTGCAGGCGCTGCTCCGGACCTGCTCCGCCAAGTACGGCGAGGCGCGGGACGCGCTGGCCGCCGCCAGGGGCTCCATCGCGCAGCAGGACTACGACTACGCCGCCGTCTACGTCGGCGCCGCCGCGGAGTACCCGCAGGTGTGCAAGGCGCTGTTCCGGCGCCAGAGGCCCGGGGCCTACCCGGCCGACCTCGCCGCCAGGGAGGAGGCGCTCAAGCAGCTCTGCTCCGTCTCGCTCGACATCATCTCCCTCCTCAGCGCCACCAGCTGA